Proteins co-encoded in one Medicago truncatula cultivar Jemalong A17 chromosome 8, MtrunA17r5.0-ANR, whole genome shotgun sequence genomic window:
- the LOC25502471 gene encoding DNA repair protein recA homolog 1, chloroplastic codes for MDFVFFTPKPHTFILKPPSSSSLLFHPIKKFHSLPPLFASSSSKHVKIQCELNGSLSADFDARFVDRQKALEAAMNDINSSFGKGSVTRLGSAGGALVETFPSGCLALDFALGGGLPKGRIVEIFGPESSGKTTLALHAIAEVQKLGGNAMLVDAEHAFDPAYSKAVGVDVENLIVCQPDHGEMALEIADRMCRSGAIDLICVDSVSALTPRAEVEGEIGMQQMGLQARLMSQALRKMSGNASKAGCTLIFLNQIRYKIGVYYGNPEVTSGGIALKFFASVRLEIRSIGKIKSAKGDEEVGLKVRVRVQKSKVSRPYKVAEFDISFGEGVNKLGCILDCAEMMNIVLKKGSWYSYGDHRLGQGREKTLQYLKENTHLLEEVEKVVRSSMNDGTNQTTFSHTKNSPMLPQDEDIFEESL; via the exons atggattttgtgttttttactCCTAAACCCCACACTTTCATTTTGAAACcaccctcttcttcttctcttctatttcaTCCTATCAAGAAGTTTCACTCTTTGCCTCCTCtctttgcttcttcttcttctaaacaTGTCAAGATTCAATGCGAACTCAATGGTTCTCTTTCTGCTGATTTTGACGCTCGTTTTGTTGATAGG CAAAAGGCACTGGAAGCAGCAATGAATGATATAAACAGCTCTTTCGGAAAAGGCAGTGTTACAAGATTGGGCAGTGCTGGTGGAGCATTAGT TGAAACTTTTCCCAGTGGATGTTTGGCTTTAGACTTTGCTTTAGGTGGTGGTCTTCCAAAAGGAAGAATTGTAGAG ATATTTGGACCAGAAAGCAGTGGGAAGACCACCCTAGCACTTCACGCTATTGCAGAAGTACAG AAATTAGGAGGCAATGCAATGCTTGTTGATGCAGAGCATGCTTTTGATCCAGCATATTCTAAAGCGGTAGGAGTGGATGTAGAAAATTTAATCGTGTGCCAACCAGATCATGGAGAGATGGCTCTTGAGA TCGCAGATCGTATGTGTAGATCTGGCGCCATAGATCTTATTTGCGTGGACTCCGTCTCAGCTCTCACTCCCCGAGCAGAAGTTGAA GGAGAGATTGGAATGCAACAAATGGGATTACAGGCTCGTCTTATGAGCCAAGCTTTGCGTAAGATGTCTGGAAATGCCTCTAAAGCTGGTTGTACTCTTATATTTTTGAACCAAATAAGATATAAG ATTGGTGTCTATTATGGAAATCCAGAAGTGACAAGTGGTGGAATTGCCTTGAAGTTTTTTGCATCAGTTCGACTAGAAATTCGTTCTATAGGGAAGATAAAGTCT GCCAAAGGAGATGAAGAAGTTGGCCTTAAAGTTCGTGTAAGAGTGCAAAAGAGCAAG GTGTCAAGACCTTACAAAGTAGCCGAATTCGATATTTCATTTGGAGAGGGAGTCAATAAGCTG GGTTGCATTTTAGATTGTGCAGAAATGATGAATATTGTCTTAAAGAAGGGCTCTTGGTACAGTTATGGGGACCATCG GTTAGGAcaaggaagagagaaaacattGCAGTACTTGAAGGAGAACACACATCTTCTAGAAGAAGTTGAAAAG GTCGTTCGGTCTTCAATGAATGATGGAACTAACCAAACAACCTTCTCACATACGAAGAATAGTCCAATGCTTCCTCAAGACGAAGATATATTTGAAGAAAGTCTGTGA